The region aaaatgtgattaaagaagggaggagagaattTTGCCAACACAGTGTGCATAATCAACTTTCAAAGACGCTTTCGTGCCATCTCATGACACCTATGCATCGTTCGAGTCCTTCCTAACATTCTCTATTTTTAATATTCCTTTCATCATTCACTGTGCTAAAagtaaactttgttttttagGCAGTAGCACCTAGCAGCAGACGAGATTCATGCGTACCATCTTGTGTGTTCTCACATCCCCTGCTGCCATGCTGGATGTCCTGGATTAAAGTAGATctgtggagagggagaaaacataATAAGAATATTAGTGCAAAGAataaacatttgctgtttttcctaTTTCTATTTTACACTGTGTTCTGATCTATTCATATATGCCATTACATAATGGCTTTCTACTCCGTCAGCATTGCTGCACAGGTTAATCAGTACACTTTAAGTACACACCTGCATGCTGTGTTTACTATCACAGCCAACATTATGCAACAGTTCTGGGAGCTGACACTGTGACAGGGCTCCATGACACTTGAGGGTtactcaaatcaaatcaaacacgCAAAAGGGCACCTGTAGCACTTTAATCACATGATCGAATctcgcacagacacacacatgcaccctaCAGCGCCCACCTGTCCACGTGTGACATTATGTTCACGCACTGGGCTCCATTCCAGGCACAGTGAGGGTCCCTGGCAAAGATGCAGTCATAGCAGGAAGTGTATCTGTGGCAGTTAGAGAGTGGCAGCTGCACCACGCCTGATGGAGagcccacatacacactcatctggaggaagaaagaagattTAAATACCCTAGGATGGAGACTACtcacacgtgtgtgtgcgtgtggtggTCAAACACGCTACCTGTTTTGCAGATATCAGTAGATTCTTAACAGGCTGTGGTTCCTCAAAGAGTTGCAGCTCCTCGATAATGTGCAGTTGACCCTCGACCTCTACAGCTTTGTGTAACCAGCCTTCATCTGAGTAAAACCAACAAAGAGGAGAATGCATTTCTGTCGGCCCGTCAAAACACGTCACTCTGTTTTAGCTTGATTTCCTACTGTTTGGGCAGtcattgatttttattcacATCAGTATGCAATCTGAATTAACTTGCAAACACTTGAAACTGACTGAATATAGTTCATTCCCTTTATTGCCTTGGTTCAGGCATCTAAGATGTGgaatacattttaatacaacaaacctattcatgttgtttatattgcattttttttctcctggttTTGATTTTCTGAAAACTTGCAAAGCACTGCTTTTTGGCAACTGACTCTAAAATCTCCTTgaatacaacaatacaacaaccCGATAAGAATTTGATGGAAACAGTGACACAATGATGGGCTGCCATAGTGAAAAGAATGTGTCCACAAATACATGCGACTAGTAATCAACAGCCAACAACAATAACAGGACTCTTTCTTGTCTGAGTCACAGCACTCAGACAAGAAATAGTCCAAGACAATTAATACCTGACATGAATTCATACACACCTGTGCCCATGTATAATACATGGTATTTTTGTCCATCTAAGCCTTGGATCATGTGTACAGCCATGTGTGTGTAGTCTGTGGTCCTTCTGAACAAAAGGGGGCGCCTGTCTGAGGGTTGGACGTGCTGGGACATCAGAGGATGCCGCCTGACAAAGTTCAGCACATCATCAGGAAGGGAGGTGGAGACGTTTATGCCCTTGGCCCTCAGAGCGTCAGTTATACACTGCAGGAAAAGAAGCCAAGCAGAGGGATGATGAGCAAGTATCACAGCATGATATGGGctgcaggagaaagagggagacgtttttggttcatttttaataaagttcCTGTAAATAGGAACAGATAGTGGAAGGGAGAGAAGATGTCATGAGGCTTAGTGAGATGGTCTGCAGGGAACATTACAGGATCAGGAGGAAAACGCGAGCCTGTGGGAAGACTGTGTCTGGGGAAAACGCGACTTTTCACTTAGACAACAATGAGCCTGTGTGAGCCCAGCAGCCAGCTTGTGCTGACATGTGGCCGACTCAGCTCTCTCTGCACCTGACTAAGGGAACAACTTCCCTTCTCTCTTTATGCCATCCAAATGACTTGAGCCAACTCCTCTAAGAGGCTTTCACGCTCCCAAGTTTAAACCTTTGACCATTCCTCCTTTTCATTTAATAGCAAAGTTAAAATTAAGTCCTACAAAGTGTTGAAGTGACACTGCAGTGGATAATGTCTGCTCCTGCTAACGATGCCACGGCCCTGGCTGCCACACTAAGCCACCGTCTCCAAAGCTACGGGCTGGAGTTAATCGCCATGGAAATGGGTTTCAGTGACATAAGCTGGTTGTGTTTTGAGCCTCATCCTCTAGGCTGCCACTCATCTTCTCTATCGTCTcccctccatcttttcctcggaggctgaaggagaaggagaggttttttctgtttcatcttgTGCGGTGCCCTCtctgtgcgcgcgtgtgtgtgtgtgtgtgtgtgtgtgtgtgtgtgtgtgtgtgtgtgttcaccgtTCCAGGTCGTGGGTCAGGGATCTTTCCAGTGTATTCCTTCCACTTAGAGTCAGAGTCCTGGTTCTCCATGTAGGGTCCCTGAAAGGCCTCTTGTACTTCAGACAGAGAGAACCGACACACAGCAGACGCCTTAACGTTTTTCCTAAAGACATcagatcacacaaacacacacacacacacacacacacacacacacacacacacacacacacacacacacacacacacacacacacacacacacacgtgagaAAGACCAGAGCACAAGCCGTGAACAATAACAGCAGTAAACCCAGTGTTGCCATAGAGACAGCGGTAGAGGTACAGTAGATCAGTGGCTCACCTAGCTGAAACGATGGAAAGAGACATATGGGAGAAACGCACGAGTGGAGGGTGGGGGTTATGAGCATTGACAGAGGTTGTAGGAAGCTGATAGGAAATCGTGCATCTCTGTGAAGACTAGGACGGAAGAAGGAGAGAACTACAATGTGGTTCCAGAGAGGTGTGGTTGGAGTGGGAGGTAAGAGACAGCCCAAGATAATCACTGTTTGTTTATGCTTTCTctgacacaaaacatttttgccTTGGCATAACATTCACTTTTTAACTGATGCATCCTTGAAGTGAATAGACTCGCTGAAGCGTGGAAACATGTTTCAACCCAGTTTCTACAAAAGGCCATTAAAGTTATAATTGAAAAATTTCCATAAAATTAAACCAGTTGTTGTTGCTACTATctataaatgacatttttcctGTAATAACCATACAACACTGCTGATTCAAATATGTCCTACTACTTCATATTAAAAGCATTTACAGTGGGCTGGCTTTTATTGCAAAGCAGCCACAGGAAAAGTGTCCAGTCCTTTTTGGCCTGTTTGTCATCAATGgatcattttttacttttgcaaggaagaaagggaagaagaggagtgCGTTTGTTTGGTTGCACTGTAAACAGATTTCACCAGTTGCTCTTGTGTTGTAGTTCTGGCAAAGTAGCGGCTCAATGTTTGCTGTAGTATTAAATTCTCttactgttaccatggtaatcACAGGTACTGCTaaatcaaccaggactgaaatcttaGGGATTACAACTTCAGCTTCTTTTAAGTGATCTACATTTACATCTTTAATTAATATTCTGTCCTCAAACTGCTGCAAATCTCCCCCGcccaacttcttttttttcacatcgtttggataaaaaaaagtttgcactttgtctctcccctctctttcatCTCGTTCCTTCTCGTCTTCTTCGACTGTCTCAATATATCGATTGCTGCCTTTCATCTTTGTCTCGctcatttacatttgcattctCAAAGCCCCCGTCAGCCGGAGGTCTTGACAACACACAAGTTCCCACTCACCACTCTAGGCCAAAGATGCCGTAGAACAGTGTGTCCTGTGGCGTGTGTCCAGGCATGACGAACACGCTGCGCAGCATGTTGAAGTGGAAGTCGTACTCAGGCAGAGAACACATCAGCCTGGCCTTGAGGAAGGACGTCCACCGTTTCTGGAGAGTTAAACGACCTCCTCGGTCCCcctggaggagacaggagaaacagaggagaaagaggaggagcgaGTAGAAAGGGTCATATtaggtaaaagaaaagaaaaacagactgatCGTGGCGCACATGGGAAAGTTAACCTCCTCAAAAGCGCAAAAGATGGCAAGAGGAAACAATAACGGTATGTTCAATACTGTTAACACCCCGTTGTGATCCACAGGTTtgtagagtgtgtgtttgtcctcaaGAGGTTGAAAGCACCGACTGTGGAGTGAATATCTTACCGGAGGTGACagtctcactctctcactcactctcacacacacacacacacacacacacacacacacacctcaacaccCACTCTCAATCCAAAAAAAGATGCTCTGACAGATTTACAATGGTAAAACTTGACTCAAGGCCACAATTCTTTTGGAAACCCAATGACCGACATCAACTTGCCCTTTGATTTTCACTCATAAATGTATTCAGCCAGTggcaaattgaaaatgtcacatatgtCGCCACAAGGCATTTTGATTGggataaaaaagtaaatatgttGCCAAACTTTCAGGGAGAGAAGCGGTGAGCTGACTTCACTTTTAGGTGCCACAGGAGAAAACACCAAGGTTATTATACTGTACAGGTGGCTCTCGTGATTCTTAACTCCTTCTTAGGCAGCAGGGAATGTAAATCATTCGCACTTTAGGCAGCAGAGGATGCTAAACATTCTGTCTCTCCCCTGCAGCCATCCATCCCTCTCGCTGTGAGACACACCGACTCTGCAATCCATTCATCAGCTACACAGTCTGCTCCTCTAATCACACTGGGTCCTTGTTACCAATGCATTCCCCCATCTAGCCCCTTCATCTATTATAGtaccctccctctcactcccaCTTGCAAAACATTCCCGCATCTCTTTTTAATCTGCTCTCACCTTGCAAACCCGAGCCACCCGTGCCACCCTGCTGTGGCTGTAGGTCGTCGTCTGCTCCTGGCTCCTCTCGGTGAAGAAGAAGTAGATCTTGTCGTCATCGCCGCTGCTGGTGCCCAAGCTCTCCCTCACAAGTGCAGAGCCCACAAAGTCTGCCTCTGCACGGGGGAGAACAAGATGCACTGACTCACACTGTGAAGCAACAAAGtcttttacaaataaatgtcaAGTAATTATCCACTGAGAGAGTTTACATCCAGAGACGGAGTCTTATCTAGGTAAGCTGCTTGACATCAGCCTTTGACACCCTGAAACTGGTTATAGTAGCTGCCCTTAACAAAAACAGTTCATAATATTCAACCCGTTTTaccaaaacataaaatagtCAGAAGTGGAAAATGGTGCATTTTGGCTTTATTATtgctatttataagttttctctgccggTGAATGTGGTTTCctgccgggagcaggtggtgattgtcacatgacaagagcttcagccactgttgtgtttacaagacaagaggatATAACAAGCCCTCTGAGtagcgctacttcttcaggggagattggaggctacagtgagtcgctatcataaaagtgatgagatgggccaggggctagctggttagcatgctaacttcagtagaagagaagacgtgatagagacaagagttaacactgacAGCTATTGGCGAGtagaggaatgaagtttgatgctgaacttgcactTGTTTCTTCTaggctggtaagtaaacagctgttaatgctataGGCAAcagcaaaacgtacaaatagctcctttaactgaGCGGTTGGCGACCTGCATTATGAGGGGAAAGGTTTGGTTATTACCCAAAACCAAGTTTCAGGAGGGATCTATTAACGAGACTAAGTCTAAAGCcatgccagcagctctgtgaggctgtacttaagCACAGCGGCAAACTGGGACTAAAAACAGGATTgtctatacaaataaaactaagCTGTACTGCTTCAAGAATAAGTCGAGTAATCAGCCGCAGGTTTaatgacagtgaaaataatGCATTATTGATCCACTGAGTACTGCAGATGCTTGCTGATATGGAGGCTTAACCTGGGGTTGGCCGGTTGACAGGGCCAAAGCTCTGACCTCTTGGACCACCCTGCTATCCAAACACATTAAAGGGCTTTTATCATTCCAGGAGATTAACTCACCATTCAACCAGCGAGTGGGGGCATCTTCTGTCTTCAGTGTGGGAGACGGAGAGTTGCGGCGGATATCTGGAAAGCTCCTGAACTCATACTGGGAAGCTGTATACATCTGCTCgtctggagaaaaaaacaatgtatcGGGTCATTCCGTTGTTGAGTGAAGCTCTAGAAATGATTGTTAACTGTTGAAGGGTCTCACCTATGATGAGGGCAGTGTAGCCTGTTGTCGGGCCGTAGGGACATTTGTCTCTGCCCTCCTCAGGCTGAGATGACATCACAAACATCTTCTCTTCCTATACAGGACAAAACATTTAGGTTATGAGGAAGACATTTATTTAGCATCAAATGTATTTAAGAGCAAGGTCTGTGATTTCTTGTGCATGGACGTACTATGTATGCACAGAGTGGTTTGAAGGCATGAGTCCCACACATGTAGAGATGAGTCGAGTTGAATCTCTGGAGGAAGCGGATGTGGTTGAAACACTCGGtctggaagaggaagagaaagaaggaaaaacattttacagtgagGGAGCGATTATGAATCCAGGAGAGAACCAAACGCaaaaagatgaaacagaaacactgagggagaaagaaaaacaaaatgcctACCTGATTGTCTTTTCCCTTGAGCAGACACTGGCGCTTTTGCTCAGGAGAGGCCTCCCACTCAATCTATAACAGAAAACGAAGAGTTGGATGGATTCGTATCACTAACTTGCATAGATTTTTGCAAAATCCCACAGATCTGACAGCAGATAAATTGAGGAtaatatcttttttgttttaataattcatcTATTAGGAATTTTGCCATCACAGCATCTGAATTCACAGTGTTGTTGAACAGCAGAATGTTTTTTTACTCTTATGTAATACACAAAGTTGAtttaatacatttgtatttacagCAGAATACGGAGGAGTGGTTGCGAGGGAGTGttatgcgcacgcacacacacacacacacaccttatgaCAGACACCACTGCTGTATTAACATAATTAGCATAACAGCTTACTGTCAGGTTGT is a window of Seriola aureovittata isolate HTS-2021-v1 ecotype China chromosome 14, ASM2101889v1, whole genome shotgun sequence DNA encoding:
- the sema4ga gene encoding semaphorin-4G; protein product: MRRPAEMQGARSPALQLLLLSCCVCTAAGYPFKAPLDLDVTPRVTVLSSGLQGCRRFQSSAVNYSTMLLEAESERLYVGARGAVFALNASDISASSAFTIEWEASPEQKRQCLLKGKDNQTECFNHIRFLQRFNSTHLYMCGTHAFKPLCAYIEEKMFVMSSQPEEGRDKCPYGPTTGYTALIIDEQMYTASQYEFRSFPDIRRNSPSPTLKTEDAPTRWLNEADFVGSALVRESLGTSSGDDDKIYFFFTERSQEQTTTYSHSRVARVARVCKGDRGGRLTLQKRWTSFLKARLMCSLPEYDFHFNMLRSVFVMPGHTPQDTLFYGIFGLEWKNVKASAVCRFSLSEVQEAFQGPYMENQDSDSKWKEYTGKIPDPRPGTCITDALRAKGINVSTSLPDDVLNFVRRHPLMSQHVQPSDRRPLLFRRTTDYTHMAVHMIQGLDGQKYHVLYMGTDEGWLHKAVEVEGQLHIIEELQLFEEPQPVKNLLISAKQMSVYVGSPSGVVQLPLSNCHRYTSCYDCIFARDPHCAWNGAQCVNIMSHVDRSTLIQDIQHGSRGCENTQDDVVQRSRSVRVGDDVLLQCELSSNLATPLWTLDGSELQGYGLNSGFRTGTDGLLVIEARQDQSGLYTCYAVENNIKVAIVTYNVTIRLDLPPPPPVEPTEEPYDLFATPPAPTEHPSSERPLPPPPAPLLPHSELLSPRNMEAMYLSLITILGGLCVVLTVVLVYVGFCLRVGHRGKYSLRAAAAAYPNSKKHNRNKKQHRSSSHMELKTISSHCNGNGICNGVSKQHNGDIQDGGFLQIVPGEGHPSPNKEPPPPAPPLPPTPQLPSPECDFPNGLSATLPSVLRRMNGNSYVLLRQSESESMSPLCYSFAEELNRILEKRKHTQLLPRPDESSV